From the genome of Callithrix jacchus isolate 240 chromosome 7, calJac240_pri, whole genome shotgun sequence, one region includes:
- the ZBTB8A gene encoding zinc finger and BTB domain-containing protein 8A isoform X2, which produces MEISSHQSHLLQQLNEQRRQDVFCDCSILVEGKVFKAHRNVLFASSGYFKMLLSQNSKETSQPTTATFQAFSPDTFTVILDFVYSGKLSLTGQNVIEVMSAASFLQMTDVISVCKTFIKSSLDISEKEKDRYFSLSDKDANSNGVERSSFYSGGWQEGSSSPHSHLSPEQGTGIISGKSWSKYNYHPTSQRNTQQPLAKHEPRKESIKKTKHLRLSQPSEVTQYKSSKREARTSDSSSHVSQSEEQAPIDAEMDSTAVGYQYSQGSDVTSKSFPGDLPRMRFKCPYCTHVVKRKADLKRHLRCHTGERPYPCQACGKRFSRLDHLSSHFRTMEIRIPDGT; this is translated from the exons aTGGAGATCTCCTCTCATCAGTCTCACCTTCTGCAGCAACTGAACGAGCAGCGCAGGCAAGATGTATTTTGTGACTGCAGTATTCTAGTTGAAGGGAAGGTCTTCAAAGCACATCGAAATGTATTATTTGCTAGTAGTGGCTACTTTAAAATGCTTCTTTCTCAGAATTCAAAGGAGACAAGTCAGCCAACCACAGCTACATTTCAGGCTTTCTCCCCTGACACCTTTACAGTTATCCTGGACTTTGTATATTCTGGTAAACTGTCTCTTACTGGTCAGAATGTCATAGAAGTGATGTCAGCTGCTAGCTTCCTGCAGATGACTGATGTCATAAGTGTATGTAAGACTTTTATTAAATCTTCCTTAGACAttagtgagaaagagaaagatcgCTATTTCAGTCTCTCAGATAAAGACGCCAATTCTAATGGTGTAGAACGCTCCTCATTTTATAGTGGTGGCTGGCAAGAAGGAAGCagttctccacattctcacctaAGCCCAGAGCAAGGAACCGGTATAATAAGTGGAAAATCCTGGAGTAAGTATAATTATCATCCAACTTCCCAGAGGAATACTCAACAACCCTTGGCCAAGCATGAACCAAGGAAAGAGTCCATTAAAAAGACCAAACATTTGAGATTGTCACAGCCTTCTGAAGTTACTCAGTATAAGTCAAGCAAACGAGAAGCACGAACATCCGATTCTTCCAGCCATGTTTCCCAGTCTGAAGAACAAGCACCAATTGATGCTGAAATGGACTCTACCGCTGTTGGCTATCAGTACAGTCAAGGATCTGATGTCACATCCAAAAGTTTTCCAG GTGATCTGCCCCGGATGCGATTCAAGTGCCCATACTGCACACACGTGGTAAAGCGGAAGGCAGACCTAAAGCGCCACCTTCGTTGTCATACGGGAGAAAGGCCCTATCCATGTCAAGCTTGCGGAAAAAGATTTAGCAGGCTAGACCATCTAAGTAGCCATTTTCGAACA